In Pseudomonas lalkuanensis, the following are encoded in one genomic region:
- the ccoP gene encoding cytochrome-c oxidase, cbb3-type subunit III: MTTFWSWYISLLTIFTLLALTWLIFATRSGESKGTTDQTMGHAFDGIEEYDNPLPKWWFWLFIGTLIFAAGYLVLYPGLGNWKGLFPGYADGWTQESQWQREVSKAEQQYGPIFARYSAMSIEEVAKDPQAMKMGGRLFATYCSICHGSDAKGALGFPNLTDSNWRWGGEPETIKTTILHGRMAAMPAWGEVLGDEGVKNVAAYVRQDLAGLKLPEDAKADVEAGKSLFATTCVACHGTEGKGTAIMGAPDLTHPAGWIYGSSLAQLQQTIRHGRNGQMPAQQEYLGQDKVHVLAAYIYNLSRKDQELAIK; encoded by the coding sequence ATGACCACATTCTGGAGCTGGTACATATCCCTGCTCACCATCTTCACCCTGCTGGCACTAACCTGGCTGATCTTCGCCACCCGCAGTGGCGAGTCGAAAGGCACTACCGACCAGACCATGGGCCACGCCTTCGACGGCATCGAGGAATATGACAACCCGCTGCCCAAATGGTGGTTCTGGCTGTTCATCGGCACCCTGATCTTCGCTGCGGGTTATCTGGTGCTCTATCCTGGCCTCGGCAATTGGAAAGGCCTCTTCCCCGGCTATGCCGACGGCTGGACCCAAGAATCCCAGTGGCAGCGCGAAGTCAGCAAGGCAGAGCAACAATACGGCCCGATCTTCGCCCGCTACTCTGCCATGTCCATCGAAGAGGTGGCCAAGGATCCGCAGGCCATGAAAATGGGTGGCCGCCTGTTCGCCACTTACTGCTCCATCTGCCATGGCTCGGACGCCAAAGGTGCCTTGGGCTTCCCCAACCTCACCGACAGCAACTGGCGCTGGGGCGGAGAGCCGGAAACTATCAAGACCACCATCCTTCACGGCCGGATGGCCGCCATGCCTGCCTGGGGTGAAGTACTGGGTGATGAAGGTGTGAAGAACGTCGCCGCCTACGTGCGCCAGGATCTGGCCGGCCTGAAGCTGCCGGAAGACGCCAAGGCGGATGTGGAAGCTGGCAAGTCGCTGTTCGCCACTACCTGCGTTGCCTGCCACGGTACCGAAGGCAAGGGCACGGCCATCATGGGTGCACCGGACCTGACCCATCCAGCAGGTTGGATCTACGGCTCCAGCCTTGCCCAGCTGCAACAGACCATCCGCCACGGCCGCAACGGCCAAATGCCAGCCCAGCAGGAATACCTGGGTCAGGACAAGGTCCATGTCCTGGCTGCGTACATCTACAACCTCTCCCGCAAGGATCAGGAGCTGGCCATCAAATAA
- the ccoN gene encoding cytochrome-c oxidase, cbb3-type subunit I encodes MSTAISQTAYNYKVVRQFAIMTVIWGVIGMGLGVFIAAQLVWPELNLNLPWTSFGRLRPLHTNAVIFAFGGCALFATSYYVVQRTCQARLVSDSLAAFTFWGWQAVIVLAVITLPLGYTSSKEYAELEWPIDILLGIVWITYAVVFFGTIMKRKTKHIYVGNWFFGAFILVTAMLHIVNSMEMPVYAFKSYSMYAGATDAMIQWWYGHNAVGFFLTTGFLGMMYYFVPKQAERPIYSYRLSIVHFWALITLYIWAGPHHLHYTALPDWAQSLGMAMSLILLAPSWGGMINGMMSLSGAWHKLRSDPILRFLVVSLAFYGMSTFEGPMMAIKTVNALSHYTDWTIGHVHAGALGWVAMISIGSLYHLIPKVFAREQMHSVGLINAHFWLATIGTVLYIASMWVNGITQGLMWRAVNEDGTLTYSFVEALEASHPGYLVRMIGGAFFVTGMLLMAYNTYRTVRAAKPAEYDAAAQIPQGAH; translated from the coding sequence ATGAGCACAGCAATCAGTCAGACTGCTTATAACTATAAGGTGGTCCGCCAGTTCGCCATTATGACGGTGATCTGGGGGGTCATAGGGATGGGTCTAGGCGTGTTCATCGCCGCACAACTCGTGTGGCCGGAACTCAACCTGAACCTGCCTTGGACCTCGTTCGGCCGCCTGCGCCCCCTGCATACCAACGCGGTGATCTTCGCCTTCGGCGGATGCGCACTGTTCGCCACCTCCTACTACGTGGTGCAGCGCACCTGCCAGGCTCGCCTGGTATCCGACAGTCTGGCCGCCTTCACCTTCTGGGGTTGGCAAGCCGTAATCGTGCTGGCAGTCATCACCCTGCCGCTGGGTTACACCTCCTCCAAGGAATACGCTGAGCTCGAGTGGCCGATCGACATCCTCCTGGGTATCGTCTGGATCACCTACGCTGTCGTCTTCTTCGGCACCATCATGAAGCGCAAGACCAAGCACATCTATGTGGGCAACTGGTTCTTTGGCGCCTTCATCCTGGTAACCGCCATGCTGCACATCGTCAACAGCATGGAAATGCCGGTTTACGCCTTCAAGTCGTACTCCATGTACGCCGGCGCAACCGACGCCATGATCCAGTGGTGGTACGGCCACAATGCCGTGGGCTTCTTCCTGACCACCGGTTTCCTGGGGATGATGTACTACTTCGTTCCGAAGCAGGCCGAGCGTCCGATCTACTCCTATCGCCTGTCCATCGTGCACTTCTGGGCGCTGATCACCCTTTACATCTGGGCCGGTCCGCACCACCTGCACTACACCGCCCTGCCCGACTGGGCCCAGTCCCTCGGCATGGCCATGTCCCTGATTCTGCTGGCTCCGAGCTGGGGTGGCATGATCAACGGCATGATGAGCCTGTCCGGCGCCTGGCATAAGCTGCGTTCCGACCCCATCCTGCGCTTCCTGGTGGTGTCACTGGCCTTCTACGGCATGTCCACCTTCGAAGGCCCGATGATGGCCATCAAGACCGTCAACGCGCTGTCCCACTACACCGACTGGACCATCGGCCACGTACACGCCGGCGCTCTCGGCTGGGTAGCGATGATCTCCATCGGTTCCCTGTACCACCTGATTCCGAAGGTGTTCGCTCGCGAGCAGATGCACAGTGTCGGCCTGATCAACGCACACTTCTGGCTGGCCACCATCGGTACCGTGCTGTACATCGCCTCCATGTGGGTCAACGGCATCACCCAGGGCCTGATGTGGCGCGCAGTCAACGAAGACGGCACCCTCACCTACTCCTTCGTGGAAGCCCTGGAAGCCAGCCACCCGGGCTACCTGGTGCGCATGATCGGCGGCGCCTTCTTCGTGACCGGCATGCTGCTGATGGCCTACAACACCTACCGCACCGTACGTGCTGCCAAGCCGGCTGAATACGACGCCGCTGCGCAGATCCCGCAAGGAGCTCACTAA
- the ccoO gene encoding cytochrome-c oxidase, cbb3-type subunit II, which produces MKQHELVEKNIGLLALFMVIAVSIGGLVQIVPLFFQDVTNTPVEGMKPRTALELEGRDIYIREGCVGCHSQMVRPFRAETERYGHYSVAGESVWDHPFLWGSKRTGPDLARVGGRYSDDWHRAHLYNPRNVVPESKMPAYPWLVENKLDGKHTGDKMEALRKLGVPYTDEDIAGAKAAVKGKTEMDAVVAYLQGLGTAIKNKR; this is translated from the coding sequence ATGAAGCAACACGAATTAGTCGAGAAGAACATCGGCCTGCTGGCCCTGTTCATGGTGATCGCCGTGAGCATCGGTGGCCTGGTGCAGATCGTGCCGCTGTTCTTCCAGGACGTGACTAACACTCCGGTCGAAGGCATGAAGCCGCGCACCGCGCTGGAACTCGAAGGCCGTGACATCTACATCCGCGAAGGCTGCGTCGGCTGCCACTCGCAGATGGTCCGTCCGTTCCGTGCCGAAACCGAGCGTTACGGCCACTACTCCGTCGCCGGCGAAAGCGTCTGGGACCACCCCTTCCTGTGGGGCTCCAAGCGTACCGGCCCGGACCTGGCCCGCGTTGGCGGCCGCTACTCCGACGACTGGCACCGTGCGCACCTGTACAACCCGCGCAACGTAGTGCCGGAGTCGAAGATGCCGGCTTATCCGTGGCTGGTTGAGAACAAGCTCGACGGCAAGCACACCGGCGACAAGATGGAAGCTCTGCGCAAGCTGGGCGTGCCCTACACCGACGAAGACATCGCCGGCGCCAAGGCAGCAGTCAAAGGCAAGACCGAGATGGATGCCGTCGTGGCATACCTGCAAGGTCTGGGCACCGCTATCAAGAACAAACGGTAA
- a CDS encoding cbb3-type cytochrome oxidase subunit 3: MDIGTLRGIGTFIVFVAFIGVVLWAYSSKRKSSFDEAANLPFADEPPKSSERDEQASRSNKE, from the coding sequence ATGGACATCGGGACTCTCCGCGGCATAGGCACCTTCATCGTTTTCGTCGCTTTCATCGGCGTCGTGCTCTGGGCCTATAGCAGCAAGCGCAAAAGCAGCTTCGACGAAGCGGCCAACCTGCCCTTCGCGGATGAGCCGCCCAAATCCTCCGAGCGCGACGAGCAAGCTTCTAGGAGTAACAAAGAATGA